Proteins from a single region of Bartonella sp. M0283:
- a CDS encoding [protein-PII] uridylyltransferase codes for MSASTKNLVLIEEKDLRQKMEELIENEEGADIGLKIKPKIVSLLKATIADGQKEAEIILQQNGKGRQCARRLSLLIDTIITTLYNFVIERIYPLPNPSSGERIALVAVGGYGRGTLAPHSDIDLHFLLPWKQTPWGEQVMEYILYMLWDVGLKVGHATRNIDDSIRMAKEDMTARTALLEARFLIGNRGIFTELMRRFEDEVVKGTSPAFIRAKLLERDLRHKKAGETRYLVEPNVKESKGGQRDLQTLLWIAKYHYRITSTDKLVTLGVLSKAELRVFKKADDFLWAVRCHMHFLTGKAQERLSFDIQRDIAHRLGYTAHPGMEDVERFMKHYFLVAKQVGDLTRIVSAALEEEYAKPVPGLNRVFLTFSRRKKKIVDYPGFVIDTKRINIDDDDVFVRDPVNLIRLFYLSDTLGLECHPHAVQEASRSLGLITQKVRDDKEANRLFIAILTSPRNPSLILRRMNESGVLGKFIPDFGKIVAMMQFNMYHHYTVDEHLLRCIACLSEIDHGEVYQDHPLASAIVPTFKKERTILFVALFLHDIAKGRPEDHSIAGAKIARKLCPRFGLSRGDTELVAWLIKEHLTMSMVAQSRDLNDRKTIEDFANIVQTTDRLKLLLVLTICDIKAVGPGVWNGWKGQLLRTLYHETEIVLTGGFSQIPRTDRINASKDRLHDALENWDEAEKQHYIGLQYPNYWLTVSLEDQVRQANFIRDADKRNAPLATMSDPHRFAGVTELTILAPDHPRVLSIVTGACAAAGGNIVDAQIFTTTDGRALDIILITREFELDDDETRRAKRVGKMIEDALKGTIRLPEVIAQRAKPRRAAKAFDVTPNVEINNTLSDKFSVIEIEGLDRPGLLFEITKTLSDLSLDIASAHITTFGEKVIDNFYVNDLFRHKIINPQKQAAIRRKLLALIAAEQMENIKRT; via the coding sequence ATGAGCGCTTCAACTAAAAATCTTGTTCTGATTGAAGAAAAAGATCTTCGTCAAAAAATGGAAGAACTCATCGAAAACGAAGAGGGTGCGGATATAGGTTTGAAAATCAAACCGAAAATTGTTTCACTTTTAAAGGCGACTATTGCTGATGGACAAAAAGAAGCGGAAATTATTCTTCAACAGAATGGTAAAGGGCGTCAATGCGCCCGCCGGTTAAGTTTGCTCATCGATACTATCATTACAACACTTTATAATTTTGTGATCGAAAGAATTTATCCCCTCCCCAACCCTTCGAGCGGGGAACGCATTGCTCTTGTCGCAGTTGGTGGTTATGGCCGTGGGACGTTGGCACCGCATTCCGATATCGATCTTCATTTTTTGCTGCCATGGAAACAGACACCGTGGGGCGAACAAGTGATGGAATATATTCTCTATATGCTATGGGATGTTGGTCTTAAAGTCGGCCATGCAACAAGGAATATTGACGATTCAATCCGCATGGCAAAAGAGGATATGACGGCGAGAACTGCCCTCCTCGAAGCGCGTTTTCTGATTGGTAATCGCGGAATTTTCACCGAATTGATGCGCCGCTTCGAAGACGAAGTTGTCAAGGGCACTTCTCCCGCTTTTATTCGGGCGAAACTTCTGGAACGCGACCTTCGTCATAAAAAAGCCGGTGAAACACGTTATCTGGTCGAGCCCAATGTAAAGGAAAGCAAAGGCGGTCAGCGCGATTTACAAACCCTGTTGTGGATTGCCAAATATCATTACCGCATCACTTCGACCGACAAGCTTGTTACACTTGGTGTATTATCCAAAGCCGAACTTCGTGTTTTCAAAAAAGCCGACGATTTTTTATGGGCCGTTCGTTGCCATATGCATTTTCTAACCGGCAAGGCACAAGAGCGTTTGTCTTTTGATATCCAGCGCGATATCGCCCATCGTCTGGGCTATACCGCCCACCCCGGTATGGAAGATGTCGAGCGCTTTATGAAGCACTATTTTCTCGTTGCCAAACAGGTGGGGGATCTGACCCGAATTGTTTCAGCTGCATTGGAAGAAGAATATGCAAAACCGGTTCCGGGATTAAATCGGGTATTTTTGACATTTTCACGCCGTAAAAAGAAAATTGTCGATTATCCGGGGTTTGTCATTGATACAAAGCGTATCAATATCGACGATGATGATGTTTTTGTCCGTGATCCGGTCAATCTTATCCGCCTTTTTTATTTATCCGATACTCTGGGACTTGAATGCCATCCCCATGCTGTGCAGGAAGCGTCCCGTTCGCTCGGGCTTATCACCCAGAAAGTGCGTGATGACAAAGAAGCAAACCGGCTTTTTATTGCCATTCTGACCTCGCCCCGCAACCCGTCACTCATCTTGCGGCGGATGAATGAATCCGGTGTTTTGGGTAAATTCATCCCCGATTTCGGCAAGATTGTCGCGATGATGCAATTCAACATGTATCATCATTATACTGTTGATGAACATTTGTTACGTTGTATCGCCTGCCTTAGCGAGATCGATCATGGCGAAGTTTATCAGGATCATCCGCTTGCTTCGGCAATTGTGCCAACGTTCAAAAAAGAGCGGACAATTCTTTTCGTTGCTTTATTTTTACACGACATTGCCAAAGGAAGGCCGGAAGACCATTCGATTGCAGGCGCAAAAATTGCCCGCAAACTTTGTCCACGTTTCGGGTTGTCGCGGGGTGATACAGAGCTTGTCGCCTGGCTCATCAAAGAACATCTCACCATGAGTATGGTTGCCCAGTCACGTGATCTCAATGACCGTAAAACAATCGAAGACTTTGCCAATATTGTTCAGACAACCGACAGGCTCAAATTACTGCTTGTTTTGACCATATGTGATATCAAAGCTGTTGGTCCCGGTGTCTGGAATGGCTGGAAAGGGCAATTGTTACGCACGCTTTATCACGAGACTGAAATTGTCCTGACGGGCGGTTTTTCACAAATTCCACGGACCGATCGCATCAACGCCTCGAAAGATCGGCTTCATGATGCACTTGAAAATTGGGACGAAGCCGAGAAACAACATTATATCGGCTTACAATACCCCAACTACTGGTTAACGGTTTCGCTGGAAGATCAGGTCCGGCAAGCCAACTTTATCCGCGATGCCGATAAACGCAACGCCCCGCTTGCGACAATGTCGGACCCTCACCGGTTTGCCGGTGTCACAGAACTTACAATTCTTGCACCCGATCATCCGCGGGTTCTTTCCATTGTTACAGGAGCCTGCGCCGCTGCTGGCGGCAATATTGTCGACGCCCAAATCTTTACCACAACAGATGGGCGTGCTCTTGATATCATTCTGATCACCCGCGAGTTCGAACTTGATGATGATGAAACAAGGCGTGCAAAACGCGTCGGTAAAATGATAGAGGATGCCTTGAAGGGAACAATCCGCTTACCGGAAGTGATTGCACAACGCGCAAAACCGCGCCGCGCAGCCAAGGCCTTTGATGTCACGCCGAATGTCGAGATCAACAATACATTGTCGGACAAATTCAGTGTGATAGAAATCGAAGGTCTCGACAGACCGGGGCTACTTTTTGAAATTACAAAAACACTATCCGATCTTTCGCTTGACATTGCGTCTGCACATATTACGACCTTCGGGGAAAAGGTTATCGATAATTTTTATGTCAATGATCTTTTCCGTCATAAAATTATCAACCCGCAAAAACAGGCTGCTATACGCCGCAAATTGCTCGCTCTTATTGCAGCTGAACAAATGGAAAATATAAAAAGAACATGA
- the murJ gene encoding murein biosynthesis integral membrane protein MurJ, translated as MSLIKQFATVASGTLMSRLFGFVREMLMAAAVGTGPVADAFNAAFRFPNTFRRLFAEGAFNSAFVPLFAKQIEEDGVDSARRFSEEVFGVLFSILLILTIIMELSMPFLVRYVIAPGFTDDATKFNATVRFAVIMFPYLACMSLAAMMGGMLNSLHRYFAAAIAPVFLNIILIGVLFYAWVYKLDPWHVGIDLSWGVMASGIVQLIIVWIAVANAGMKIGFRLPKFTENVRRLLWLALPAAITGGITQINLLINTNIASAQSGAVSSLVYADRLYQLPLGVVGIAVATVLLPELSRALRSGNLKEADNLQNRSVEFTLLLTLPAAAAFLVMAEPIVRLLFERGHFSAQSTTIVAGILGIYGLGLPAFVLIKAFIPGFFAREDTKTPMIFAGISVVVNISLALTLFPVLSARGIAIAEISAGWVNAVLLFITLVRRRQWGRDKVLLKRIPRILLATLVMAIALHYAVGYLDYPLSAKAPLAYRASGVLALVFGAIIVYFGSAFLFGATNISLLKRGLLRKR; from the coding sequence ATGAGCCTCATCAAACAATTCGCGACCGTTGCATCCGGCACGTTGATGAGTCGCCTGTTCGGTTTTGTCAGAGAAATGCTTATGGCAGCAGCTGTTGGTACAGGGCCCGTGGCCGATGCTTTCAACGCGGCCTTCCGTTTTCCCAACACATTCCGGCGCCTTTTTGCAGAAGGTGCGTTCAATTCAGCCTTTGTGCCCCTATTTGCCAAACAGATAGAAGAAGACGGTGTCGACAGTGCACGACGTTTTTCCGAAGAAGTTTTCGGTGTGCTGTTTTCGATATTATTGATCCTCACCATCATCATGGAGCTATCCATGCCGTTTCTGGTGCGTTATGTCATCGCACCGGGCTTCACCGATGATGCAACAAAATTCAATGCAACCGTCCGTTTTGCTGTGATCATGTTCCCCTATCTTGCCTGCATGTCACTGGCGGCAATGATGGGCGGAATGCTCAATTCGCTTCACCGCTATTTTGCTGCGGCAATTGCACCGGTTTTTCTCAATATTATTCTGATCGGTGTCCTTTTTTACGCATGGGTCTATAAGCTTGACCCCTGGCATGTCGGTATTGATCTTTCATGGGGCGTTATGGCCTCCGGTATTGTGCAACTTATTATTGTGTGGATTGCAGTTGCCAATGCCGGTATGAAAATCGGTTTTCGCCTCCCGAAATTCACCGAAAATGTTCGCCGGCTCCTCTGGCTTGCATTACCGGCCGCGATTACCGGCGGCATCACACAAATTAACCTTCTCATCAATACCAATATTGCTTCCGCACAATCAGGCGCCGTCTCGTCACTTGTTTATGCCGACCGGCTTTATCAACTTCCATTGGGCGTTGTCGGAATCGCTGTTGCCACGGTTCTTTTGCCCGAACTTTCCCGTGCACTCAGAAGTGGCAATCTGAAAGAAGCCGATAACTTGCAAAACCGGTCCGTCGAATTCACTCTTCTTTTGACCTTACCTGCTGCTGCCGCTTTTCTGGTTATGGCAGAACCGATTGTGCGGCTATTGTTCGAACGCGGGCACTTTTCTGCCCAGTCGACGACAATTGTTGCGGGAATTTTAGGCATATATGGCTTGGGTCTTCCGGCTTTTGTATTGATAAAAGCATTCATACCGGGTTTCTTTGCCCGCGAGGACACCAAAACACCAATGATTTTTGCCGGAATTTCGGTAGTCGTCAATATATCGCTTGCTTTGACGCTCTTTCCGGTTTTATCGGCACGTGGAATAGCCATAGCCGAAATATCGGCCGGCTGGGTCAATGCCGTTTTACTGTTCATCACTCTTGTCAGAAGACGCCAATGGGGACGCGATAAAGTTCTTTTAAAGCGTATTCCAAGAATATTGCTCGCGACATTGGTCATGGCAATCGCCCTCCATTATGCTGTCGGCTATCTTGATTATCCGCTGTCGGCAAAAGCTCCGTTAGCTTATCGTGCAAGCGGCGTACTTGCTCTGGTATTTGGAGCCATAATAGTCTATTTCGGTTCTGCATTTCTTTTCGGTGCAACAAATATATCGTTGCTTAAAAGAGGATTGCTGCGCAAGCGCTAA
- the trpS gene encoding tryptophan--tRNA ligase, with the protein MSTFKQRVFSGVQATGNLHLGNYLGAIKRWVELQKDYECIYCVVDMHALTVNPDPHDLMRSTREVTAAFLAAGIDPKHHIVFNQSRVHQHAELAWIFNCVARIGWMNRMTQFKDKAGKDRENASLGLFAYPSLMAADILVYRATKVPVGEDQKQHIELTRDIAQKFNNDYSERIAELGVGVEMQVGDETVNGFFPLTEGLIGGSATRVMSLRDGTKKMSKSDPSDLSRINLIDTADDISKKIKKAKTDSEPLPDTVEGLNDRPEADNLVGIYAALSGCDKKAVIEEFAGKQFSEFKPALADLAVSKLSPVTEELRRLNNEPSYIDQVLREGAERASVLAEDTMKHVRDIVGFLQG; encoded by the coding sequence ATGAGCACATTCAAACAACGTGTTTTTTCTGGAGTTCAAGCGACCGGAAATCTTCATCTGGGAAATTATCTCGGTGCGATCAAGCGTTGGGTTGAATTGCAAAAAGACTATGAATGTATCTATTGCGTAGTTGATATGCATGCACTCACTGTCAACCCCGATCCGCATGATCTGATGCGTTCAACGCGCGAAGTGACAGCAGCATTTCTGGCAGCCGGAATTGACCCGAAACACCACATTGTGTTCAACCAGTCACGCGTTCATCAACATGCCGAACTTGCATGGATTTTCAATTGCGTTGCCCGCATTGGCTGGATGAACCGCATGACCCAGTTTAAAGACAAAGCAGGGAAAGATCGTGAAAATGCATCTCTCGGCCTCTTTGCCTATCCCAGTTTGATGGCTGCCGACATTCTGGTTTATCGCGCCACAAAAGTCCCTGTTGGCGAAGACCAGAAACAGCACATCGAATTGACACGCGACATCGCACAAAAATTCAATAATGATTATTCCGAACGCATTGCCGAACTTGGCGTGGGTGTTGAAATGCAGGTCGGTGACGAAACAGTCAACGGCTTCTTTCCGCTCACTGAAGGTTTGATCGGCGGCTCGGCCACACGTGTTATGTCACTGCGTGACGGGACGAAAAAAATGTCGAAATCCGACCCATCCGATTTGTCGCGTATCAACCTCATCGACACGGCTGACGATATTTCCAAAAAAATCAAAAAAGCAAAAACCGATTCGGAGCCATTGCCTGACACTGTTGAGGGCCTGAATGACCGACCGGAAGCCGATAACCTCGTAGGGATTTATGCCGCTCTTTCCGGTTGTGACAAAAAAGCCGTTATAGAAGAATTTGCAGGCAAACAGTTTTCCGAGTTCAAACCTGCACTTGCAGATCTGGCTGTCAGCAAATTGTCGCCGGTTACAGAAGAATTGCGTCGTCTCAATAACGAGCCTTCCTATATTGATCAGGTTTTAAGAGAAGGTGCGGAACGTGCAAGCGTTCTTGCCGAAGACACAATGAAACATGTCCGCGATATTGTGGGTTTCCTTCAAGGATGA
- a CDS encoding HWE histidine kinase domain-containing protein — MTFSLKTENRKTDNNKTTKPEFHDKLEGERSRFIAEIDFLKDLVQQAPGFVIVLLNRDHRFYLVNNAFMELVGSRELIGRTVAEAMPEIPRQGFIALLDQVWETKEPFRGASVPLLIERPGSEEPVLHYVDFIHQPIKNSDGEVIGIYVQGIDITERINFENQLHILAGESAHRVKNILAMVNAVVAQTLKSSSDLESASEKVGARLRAIAEAQSTLKEDSGKKSDLKILVENTMAVAMETYGNIKIEGPKVNVSEKAALALALTLHELMTNAIKYGALSVASGHVLVNWSLSKDGIINLKWSESDGPEISSHHKKGFGSTLIERSLSYNPHNDVKIDYAPKGLICHIQLAPDNAASR, encoded by the coding sequence GTGACGTTTTCTTTAAAAACCGAAAATAGAAAAACAGACAATAACAAGACTACCAAGCCGGAGTTCCACGATAAGCTTGAAGGCGAGCGTTCTCGCTTTATTGCCGAAATCGATTTTTTAAAAGACCTTGTCCAGCAGGCACCAGGCTTTGTCATAGTTTTGCTCAACCGGGATCATCGTTTTTATCTTGTCAACAATGCTTTTATGGAACTTGTCGGTAGCAGAGAATTAATCGGGCGTACCGTCGCGGAAGCCATGCCCGAAATTCCCCGGCAAGGCTTCATTGCTCTTCTTGATCAGGTTTGGGAAACCAAAGAGCCGTTCCGTGGTGCAAGTGTCCCGCTTTTAATTGAACGACCGGGCAGCGAAGAACCTGTTTTGCATTATGTCGATTTCATCCATCAACCGATCAAGAATAGCGATGGTGAGGTTATCGGTATCTATGTTCAGGGCATTGATATCACAGAACGCATCAATTTCGAAAACCAGTTACACATCCTCGCCGGTGAATCGGCCCACCGCGTTAAAAATATTCTGGCCATGGTCAATGCGGTGGTTGCACAAACACTCAAGAGCAGCTCCGATCTTGAAAGTGCGAGCGAAAAAGTGGGGGCAAGACTCAGAGCAATTGCCGAGGCGCAAAGCACTTTGAAAGAGGATAGCGGGAAAAAAAGCGACCTCAAGATACTTGTTGAAAATACTATGGCAGTTGCCATGGAAACTTATGGCAATATCAAAATCGAAGGACCCAAGGTCAATGTATCGGAAAAGGCGGCGCTGGCGCTTGCATTAACGCTTCACGAGCTTATGACCAATGCGATCAAATATGGAGCGCTTTCGGTTGCCTCCGGTCATGTTTTGGTGAACTGGTCTCTCTCGAAAGACGGAATTATCAATCTGAAGTGGAGTGAAAGCGACGGGCCGGAAATTTCCTCCCATCATAAAAAAGGATTCGGTTCAACGCTGATTGAACGGAGTTTGAGCTATAATCCGCATAATGACGTGAAAATTGATTATGCGCCTAAGGGGCTGATATGCCATATTCAGCTTGCTCCCGATAATGCTGCCAGCAGGTGA
- a CDS encoding universal stress protein — translation MLSKRLSRQYGHKRKFLAIIDETPECRRAVAYASRRAKNTGGRLILLYVIDSSEFQHFLGVGDIMRAESHEQARQTLSAISAEVRENLGIETETKICEGQKAAEIVKLIESDQDIAVLVLAAGSGAEGPGPLVQSIAAKGSAFPIPVTIIPDGLSAEDIDSVA, via the coding sequence ATGTTATCAAAACGATTAAGTCGCCAATACGGTCATAAGCGAAAATTTCTGGCAATTATTGATGAGACACCGGAATGCCGCCGTGCTGTCGCCTATGCATCAAGGCGGGCAAAAAACACCGGAGGAAGGTTGATTTTGCTTTATGTTATCGACAGTTCGGAATTCCAGCATTTCCTTGGTGTTGGTGATATTATGCGCGCTGAATCCCATGAGCAGGCGCGCCAGACTTTGTCGGCGATTTCTGCAGAGGTAAGGGAAAATCTGGGGATAGAGACGGAAACCAAAATTTGCGAGGGGCAAAAGGCTGCTGAAATCGTCAAGCTTATTGAAAGCGATCAGGATATTGCGGTTCTTGTGCTTGCCGCCGGCTCGGGTGCTGAAGGACCAGGGCCTCTTGTGCAGTCCATTGCGGCAAAGGGAAGCGCGTTTCCCATTCCTGTTACAATTATTCCCGATGGTTTGAGTGCGGAAGATATCGATTCCGTTGCCTGA
- a CDS encoding NifU family protein: MFIQTETTPNPATLKFLPGRVVLEEGVAEFRDKEDASERSPLASKLFAIPGVTGVFFGYDFITVTKDNTEWQHLKPAILGTIMEHFMSNSPIMAAQVNDVPDVPVGEEFFSEEDKDLVDTIKELIETRVRPAVANDGGDITFRGFEHGVVYLNMRGSCSGCPASTATLKHGIENLLRHFVPEVAGVEEYPT, translated from the coding sequence ATGTTCATCCAGACAGAAACCACGCCCAATCCCGCAACACTAAAATTCCTGCCGGGTCGGGTTGTATTGGAAGAAGGCGTTGCCGAATTCCGTGACAAAGAAGACGCATCCGAACGTTCGCCTCTTGCTTCCAAACTTTTCGCTATTCCCGGTGTTACCGGTGTTTTCTTCGGCTATGATTTCATCACAGTCACAAAAGACAACACAGAATGGCAGCATCTGAAACCTGCAATCTTGGGAACTATTATGGAACATTTCATGTCCAATAGTCCGATAATGGCAGCGCAGGTCAATGATGTGCCCGACGTACCGGTCGGGGAAGAATTTTTCTCGGAAGAAGATAAAGATCTCGTCGACACAATCAAGGAACTTATCGAAACGCGGGTTCGCCCCGCTGTTGCCAATGATGGTGGTGATATTACGTTCCGTGGTTTCGAGCACGGTGTTGTCTATTTGAACATGCGTGGTTCTTGCTCGGGGTGTCCGGCTTCAACAGCAACCCTCAAACACGGGATAGAAAATCTTCTTCGCCATTTCGTTCCGGAAGTTGCAGGCGTTGAGGAATACCCCACGTGA
- the groES gene encoding co-chaperone GroES — protein sequence MAKTKFRPLHDRVVVRRVESEEKTAGGIIIPDTAKEKPQEGEVLAVGPGARDESGKLVALDVKAGDRVLFGKWSGTEVKLDGEDVLIMKESDIMGILG from the coding sequence ATGGCAAAAACCAAATTCCGCCCATTACACGATCGCGTAGTCGTTCGTCGGGTTGAATCAGAAGAAAAAACCGCAGGTGGGATCATCATCCCAGATACAGCCAAAGAAAAGCCGCAGGAAGGCGAAGTTCTCGCTGTTGGTCCGGGTGCACGTGATGAAAGCGGCAAGCTCGTTGCTCTTGACGTTAAAGCAGGCGACCGCGTTCTCTTTGGCAAATGGTCAGGAACCGAAGTCAAGCTTGATGGCGAAGACGTTCTGATTATGAAAGAATCCGACATTATGGGTATTCTCGGCTGA
- the groL gene encoding chaperonin GroEL (60 kDa chaperone family; promotes refolding of misfolded polypeptides especially under stressful conditions; forms two stacked rings of heptamers to form a barrel-shaped 14mer; ends can be capped by GroES; misfolded proteins enter the barrel where they are refolded when GroES binds), giving the protein MAAKEVKFGRDARERMLRGVDILANAVKVTLGPKGRNVVIDKSFGAPRITKDGVSVAKEIELEDKFENMGAQMLREVASKTNDIAGDGTTTATVLGQAIVQEGAKAVAAGMNPMDLKRGIDSAVNEVVDNLLKKAKKIKTSAEVAQVGTISANGETEIGKMISEAMQKVGNEGVITVEEAKTADTELEVVEGMQFDRGYLSPYFVTNTEKMVADLDDPYILIHEKKLSNLQALLPVLEAVVQSSKPLLIIAEDVEGEALATLVVNKLRGGLKIAAVKAPGFGDRRKAMLEDIAILTSGQVISDDLGIKLENVTLDMLGRAKKVTVSKENTTIVDGAGKKPEINARVNQIKAQIEETTSDYDREKLQERLAKLAGGVAVIRVGGATEVEVKEKKDRVDDALNATRAAVEEGIVAGGGTALLRAAADLKVKGANSDQEAGINIVRRALQAPARQIATNAGDEASIVVGKILENKSETFGYNTANGQYGDLIALGIVDPVKVVRSALQNAASVAGLLITTEAMIAELPKKEAPMPAMPGGGMGGMDF; this is encoded by the coding sequence ATGGCTGCAAAAGAAGTCAAATTTGGCCGCGATGCGCGTGAACGTATGTTGCGTGGCGTCGATATTCTCGCCAATGCCGTGAAAGTAACACTTGGTCCTAAAGGCCGTAATGTTGTCATCGACAAGTCTTTCGGTGCTCCACGAATTACCAAAGACGGTGTTTCGGTTGCGAAAGAAATCGAACTTGAAGACAAGTTTGAAAATATGGGCGCACAGATGTTGCGCGAAGTTGCTTCCAAGACCAATGATATTGCCGGTGATGGCACCACAACAGCAACTGTTCTGGGTCAGGCAATTGTTCAGGAAGGCGCAAAAGCTGTTGCTGCCGGCATGAACCCGATGGATTTGAAGCGCGGCATTGATTCTGCTGTTAATGAAGTTGTTGACAATCTTCTGAAAAAAGCAAAGAAAATCAAAACTTCTGCGGAAGTTGCACAGGTTGGTACCATCTCAGCAAATGGCGAAACCGAAATCGGTAAAATGATTTCCGAAGCGATGCAGAAAGTCGGCAATGAAGGCGTTATCACAGTCGAAGAAGCAAAGACTGCCGATACAGAACTTGAAGTTGTTGAAGGTATGCAGTTCGACCGTGGTTACCTTTCTCCTTACTTCGTAACCAATACAGAAAAAATGGTTGCCGATCTCGATGACCCTTACATCCTGATCCACGAAAAGAAACTTTCGAACTTGCAGGCTCTGCTTCCGGTTCTTGAAGCTGTTGTCCAGTCAAGCAAACCTTTGCTTATCATTGCAGAGGATGTTGAAGGTGAAGCTTTGGCAACTCTCGTTGTCAACAAATTGCGTGGCGGCTTGAAGATTGCTGCTGTCAAGGCTCCGGGCTTCGGTGACCGTCGTAAAGCAATGTTGGAAGATATTGCCATTTTGACATCCGGTCAGGTTATTTCCGATGACCTTGGCATCAAGCTCGAAAATGTCACACTCGACATGCTCGGCCGCGCAAAGAAAGTTACCGTTTCGAAAGAAAACACAACGATTGTTGACGGTGCTGGCAAGAAGCCTGAAATCAATGCACGTGTTAACCAGATCAAGGCCCAGATCGAAGAAACAACATCCGATTATGACCGTGAAAAACTTCAGGAACGTCTTGCCAAATTGGCAGGCGGTGTTGCTGTTATCCGCGTTGGCGGTGCTACAGAAGTTGAAGTTAAAGAGAAAAAAGACCGCGTTGACGATGCTTTGAATGCAACCCGCGCCGCTGTTGAAGAAGGTATCGTTGCTGGTGGTGGTACTGCCCTGTTGCGCGCAGCCGCCGACCTTAAAGTAAAAGGTGCCAATTCGGATCAGGAAGCCGGTATCAATATCGTTCGTCGCGCTTTGCAGGCTCCGGCCCGTCAAATTGCAACCAACGCTGGCGATGAAGCTTCTATCGTTGTTGGTAAAATTCTTGAAAACAAGAGCGAAACATTCGGTTACAACACAGCCAATGGCCAATATGGCGATTTGATTGCTCTGGGCATTGTTGACCCTGTCAAAGTTGTCCGTTCTGCTCTGCAAAACGCTGCTTCCGTTGCCGGATTGTTGATCACAACCGAAGCCATGATTGCCGAGCTGCCGAAGAAAGAGGCTCCAATGCCTGCAATGCCGGGCGGCGGCATGGGCGGCATGGACTTCTAA